A window of Aeromicrobium sp. Root236 contains these coding sequences:
- a CDS encoding alpha/beta fold hydrolase, which translates to MNEMAFRVTSNDGTTIAYDRKGSGPAVVLVGGAQDDGAENAPLIPALAEHFTVYNYARRGRGASGFTEPYAVEREIEDLDALIAEAGGSAHLFGASSGGALALEAAAAGSAIDTIAVWEVPYAVGDDIRPRFEQYVADTRRAFDAGRDEEVLELFMRMTGASDDNIAARKAAGKQTAHWADSVALAPTLVHDSLFLNHYQLPADRLATVTQPVLVTTGGPITVPYMAGLPSDFFDRAADELAVLLPHAQRETLEGSDHVVDPQIVGPLLLRFFSSEH; encoded by the coding sequence ATGAACGAGATGGCCTTTCGCGTGACATCAAACGATGGCACCACCATCGCCTACGACAGGAAGGGAAGCGGCCCGGCTGTCGTCCTGGTAGGCGGCGCACAGGACGATGGAGCCGAGAACGCTCCCTTGATACCTGCTCTCGCCGAGCACTTCACGGTTTACAACTATGCCCGTCGGGGACGCGGCGCGAGCGGCTTCACCGAGCCCTACGCCGTGGAAAGGGAGATCGAGGACCTGGATGCTTTGATCGCGGAGGCGGGCGGCTCGGCACACCTGTTCGGGGCGTCCTCTGGTGGCGCTCTGGCGCTGGAAGCCGCCGCGGCCGGGTCAGCCATCGACACGATCGCCGTGTGGGAGGTGCCCTACGCGGTCGGGGACGACATACGCCCGCGATTCGAGCAGTACGTCGCGGACACCCGGCGCGCCTTCGACGCCGGGCGAGACGAGGAGGTTCTCGAACTGTTCATGCGCATGACCGGCGCCTCCGACGACAACATCGCGGCCAGGAAAGCGGCAGGCAAGCAGACGGCGCACTGGGCGGATTCGGTCGCCCTCGCGCCCACGCTGGTCCACGACAGCCTCTTCCTCAACCACTACCAGTTGCCGGCCGATCGACTGGCAACCGTCACCCAACCGGTCCTGGTCACCACCGGAGGACCGATCACGGTCCCCTACATGGCAGGCCTGCCCTCGGACTTCTTCGACCGCGCAGCCGACGAGCTTGCAGTCCTCCTACCCCACGCTCAACGGGAGACCCTCGAGGGGTCGGATCACGTCGTCGACCCACAGATCGTCGGCCCGCTGTTGCTACGGTTCTTCAGCAGCGAACACTGA
- a CDS encoding IS110 family transposase gives MVEQVIIGVDPHKLSATIEVVDHNERMLGSGRFSTDQAGYSAMRALVKSWPERVWAVEGANGAGRPLAQRLLEAGEQVVDVPAKLAARVRLFDTGHNRKTDALDAHSVAVVAVRTSNLRALKVDGELEAMRILTDRREALTRRRVQTVCRLQALLAELLPGQAKRDITTGQAKAMLATVRPRDIAGKTRRRIAAEELAELIAVEAKIKKSTAELKDMVLARDSRLMDIHGIGAVVAARILADVGDVTRFADRNRFASWTGTAPLDASSGEQDRHRLSRAGNRRVNHMIHIAAVTQLRLDTEGRAYYRRKRAAGKKPQEALRCLKRRISDVIYRQLIADTKPAGKAVPGEHRGATPESSATDLPPHIGTSEKPLPGPQSRRYAQPTTARKNQPAKPLQDAS, from the coding sequence ATGGTGGAGCAGGTCATCATCGGGGTCGATCCCCACAAGCTGTCAGCGACGATCGAGGTCGTCGACCACAACGAGCGGATGTTGGGATCGGGCCGATTCTCAACAGACCAGGCCGGCTACTCCGCGATGCGGGCCTTGGTGAAGTCCTGGCCCGAACGAGTCTGGGCAGTCGAGGGCGCGAACGGGGCCGGTCGCCCGTTGGCCCAACGTCTGCTCGAAGCCGGCGAACAAGTCGTCGACGTCCCGGCGAAGCTAGCCGCTCGCGTCCGACTCTTCGACACCGGCCACAACCGCAAGACCGACGCACTGGATGCTCACTCAGTCGCGGTCGTGGCTGTCCGCACCTCGAACCTGCGAGCGCTCAAGGTCGACGGGGAGCTCGAGGCGATGCGGATCCTCACCGACCGTCGCGAAGCCCTGACCCGACGACGGGTCCAGACCGTCTGCCGACTCCAGGCGCTGCTCGCCGAGCTGCTCCCTGGCCAGGCCAAACGTGACATCACCACCGGTCAGGCCAAGGCCATGCTGGCCACCGTCAGACCCCGCGACATCGCCGGCAAGACCCGACGCCGCATTGCTGCAGAAGAACTGGCTGAGTTGATCGCGGTCGAGGCCAAGATCAAGAAGAGCACCGCCGAGCTCAAGGACATGGTCCTGGCCCGCGACTCACGACTGATGGACATTCACGGCATCGGAGCGGTGGTGGCCGCCAGAATCCTGGCCGATGTCGGCGACGTCACCCGGTTTGCCGACCGCAACAGGTTCGCGTCTTGGACCGGCACCGCGCCGTTGGACGCCTCCTCCGGCGAGCAGGACCGCCACCGGCTATCCCGGGCAGGGAACCGACGGGTCAATCACATGATCCACATCGCCGCGGTCACCCAGTTACGCCTCGACACCGAGGGCCGCGCCTACTACCGGCGCAAACGCGCCGCCGGCAAGAAGCCACAAGAAGCGCTCCGCTGCCTCAAACGCCGCATCTCCGACGTCATCTACCGACAGCTCATCGCGGACACCAAACCAGCAGGCAAGGCGGTCCCGGGAGAGCACCGCGGGGCGACTCCTGAGTCCAGCGCGACCGACCTACCCCCGCACATCGGCACTTCGGAAAAGCCACTCCCGGGACCGCAGTCACGACGCTACGCCCAGCCCACCACGGCACGAAAGAACCAACCTGCCAAACCCCTCCAAGACGCCAGTTGA
- a CDS encoding ROK family transcriptional regulator yields the protein MTLNGVPTGTEYVRRQNTGLVLRALRAHGPATRTELARRTGLAKATVGTIVAELEAARAVTQDDDSVSSGRGRPGRPVALTGESILGLGLEVNVDYVAAVALDLGGNVRVVETRPVATAGTPPSTEELIELATDVRTALMADGHTVVGATVAVPGLVAHDNRTVSWAPNLGWDGRHLAAELEEAFGGDCPTTIDNDANCAALAEAAHGVTTDVSHSLYITGTIGIGAGIVQDGRLVRGGAGFAGEVGHMPIGNPSRVCGCGRMGCWEASVGLRAMLSAVGIDEEDTPLQTALAVADLAARDPSTRASLATLGHELGTGLATLAAVLDPAAIVLGGYFVPLGAYVVPAAGQVLAERLPSASIHLPQIRLSSLGIHAAALGAAEDALADVYAGTLAL from the coding sequence GTGACGCTCAACGGGGTCCCGACAGGGACGGAGTACGTACGCCGGCAGAACACCGGCCTCGTGCTGCGCGCCCTGCGGGCCCACGGGCCGGCGACGCGTACGGAGCTGGCCCGGCGCACCGGGCTGGCCAAGGCGACCGTCGGCACGATCGTCGCCGAGCTCGAGGCCGCCCGCGCCGTGACCCAGGACGACGACTCGGTGTCGTCCGGTCGCGGCCGGCCCGGCCGTCCGGTGGCGTTGACGGGTGAGTCGATCCTCGGCCTCGGGCTCGAGGTCAACGTCGACTACGTCGCCGCCGTGGCGCTCGACCTCGGCGGCAACGTGCGGGTCGTCGAGACCCGTCCCGTCGCCACCGCCGGCACGCCGCCGAGCACCGAGGAGCTCATCGAGCTGGCAACCGACGTGCGTACGGCGCTGATGGCCGACGGCCACACGGTCGTCGGCGCGACGGTCGCCGTACCCGGCCTCGTCGCCCACGACAACCGCACGGTCTCGTGGGCGCCCAACCTCGGCTGGGACGGCCGCCACCTCGCCGCCGAGCTCGAGGAGGCCTTCGGCGGCGACTGCCCCACCACGATCGACAACGACGCCAACTGCGCCGCCCTCGCCGAGGCCGCCCACGGCGTCACCACCGACGTCAGCCACTCCCTCTACATCACGGGCACGATCGGCATCGGCGCCGGCATCGTCCAGGACGGCCGGCTCGTACGCGGCGGCGCCGGGTTCGCCGGCGAGGTCGGCCACATGCCGATCGGCAACCCCTCCCGCGTGTGCGGCTGCGGTCGCATGGGCTGCTGGGAGGCCTCCGTCGGCCTGCGCGCCATGCTCAGCGCGGTCGGGATCGACGAGGAGGACACTCCCCTGCAGACTGCCCTCGCCGTCGCAGACCTCGCCGCCCGCGACCCCTCCACCCGCGCCTCGCTCGCCACCCTCGGCCACGAGCTCGGCACCGGCCTGGCCACCCTCGCCGCCGTGCTCGACCCTGCTGCCATCGTCCTCGGCGGCTACTTCGTGCCCCTGGGTGCCTACGTCGTACCCGCCGCCGGCCAGGTCCTCGCCGAGCGCCTCCCCTCGGCGTCGATCCACCTCCCCCAGATCCGCCTCAGCTCGCTGGGCATCCACGCCGCCGCACTCGGTGCCGCGGAGGACGCCCTCGCCGACGTCTACGCCGGCACGCTGGCGCTGTAG
- the xylA gene encoding xylose isomerase: MSIPTPSPSDKFSFGLWTVAYPGRDPFGEPTREPMDPIYALEQLASLGAYGVNFHDDDLIPFGSDDATRDQIIERWKKGLADTGLVVTTATTNLFTHPVFKDGGFTSNDRDVRRFAIRKVMRNIDLAAELGAKVYVCWGGREGAESGAAKDIQAALDRYREAFNVLGEFVHDKGYDIKFAIEPKPNEPRGDIILPTIGHALAFIETLDRPENVGVNPEIGHEEMAGLNAAHGYAQAMWQGKLFHIDLNGQTGPRYDQDFRFGVGNVRGAFWIVDTLLAGGYDGPVHFDFKTPRTEDDKGVWVAAKACMTNYLILREKAQAFRADPEVQEALAAAKLPELSQPTLSEGEGWADLEAAQLADPDALAVRGAGFEHLDQLALEHLYGVR; this comes from the coding sequence ATGAGCATCCCGACCCCTTCACCCTCCGACAAGTTCTCGTTCGGCTTGTGGACCGTGGCCTACCCCGGACGCGACCCGTTCGGTGAGCCCACCCGCGAGCCGATGGACCCGATCTACGCCCTCGAGCAGCTCGCGAGCCTCGGTGCGTACGGCGTGAACTTCCACGACGACGACCTGATCCCGTTCGGCTCCGACGACGCCACCCGCGACCAGATCATCGAGCGCTGGAAGAAGGGCCTCGCCGACACCGGGCTCGTCGTCACGACGGCCACGACCAATCTGTTCACCCACCCCGTCTTCAAGGACGGCGGCTTCACGTCGAACGACCGCGACGTCCGCCGCTTCGCGATCCGCAAGGTCATGCGCAACATCGACCTCGCCGCCGAGCTCGGCGCCAAGGTGTACGTCTGCTGGGGCGGCCGTGAAGGTGCCGAGTCCGGCGCCGCGAAGGACATCCAGGCTGCGCTCGACCGCTACCGCGAGGCGTTCAACGTGCTCGGCGAGTTCGTGCACGACAAGGGCTATGACATCAAGTTCGCGATCGAGCCCAAGCCCAACGAGCCCCGCGGCGACATCATCCTGCCGACGATCGGCCACGCCCTGGCGTTCATCGAGACCCTCGACCGGCCCGAGAACGTCGGCGTCAACCCCGAGATCGGGCACGAGGAGATGGCCGGCCTCAACGCCGCGCACGGCTACGCGCAGGCGATGTGGCAGGGCAAGCTGTTCCACATCGACCTCAACGGCCAGACCGGCCCCCGCTACGACCAGGACTTCCGGTTCGGCGTCGGCAACGTGCGTGGCGCGTTCTGGATCGTCGACACGCTGCTCGCGGGTGGCTACGACGGACCCGTGCACTTCGACTTCAAGACGCCCCGCACCGAGGACGACAAGGGCGTCTGGGTCGCGGCCAAGGCGTGCATGACCAACTACCTCATCCTGCGTGAGAAGGCTCAGGCGTTCCGCGCCGATCCCGAGGTGCAGGAGGCGCTCGCCGCCGCGAAGCTCCCCGAGCTGTCGCAGCCCACGCTGTCCGAAGGCGAGGGTTGGGCCGACCTGGAGGCCGCCCAGCTCGCCGACCCCGACGCGCTCGCTGTCCGCGGCGCCGGGTTCGAGCACCTCGACCAGCTGGCGCTCGAGCACCTCTACGGGGTGCGCTGA
- the xylB gene encoding xylulokinase: MASDLVLGIDSSTQSTKALLVDAATGEVVAQQSAPHPDGTSVDPKAWLDAFDQATSGLLDRAGAVAVGGQQHGMVALDDADEPVHDAILWNDTRSSAEARDLIDELGGPDACAETIGSVLVASFTSTKLRWLRDHQPDAAARTRRVLLPHDYVSRHITGGEPFTDRGDASGTGYFSTGKDDWLPELAESAIGHAVELPRIVASSEVAAKTASGLVVGAGTGDNMAAALALDLAPGDVVVSIGTSGVASAISESRIADGTGSVTGFADATGRFLPMATTMNAARILDLQARLLGVDHDELGRLALAAPPGANGLTIVPYYDGERTPNLPDASGTWNGLTSSTSREDLARAAFEALLCSLADGVDHLVARTGITVGRILMVGGAAANPAVHAIAPAIFGRPVTVPAPGEYVALGAARQAAWALSGSAEPPTWSSATAETHDAEPTPLVREAYAQLRDRTIPWSTSTTPSQK; encoded by the coding sequence ATGGCATCCGACCTCGTCCTGGGCATCGACTCGTCCACCCAGTCGACCAAGGCCCTGCTCGTGGATGCCGCCACCGGCGAGGTCGTTGCGCAGCAGTCCGCCCCGCACCCCGACGGCACCTCGGTCGACCCGAAGGCCTGGCTCGACGCGTTCGACCAGGCCACCTCCGGGCTGCTCGACCGGGCCGGCGCCGTCGCCGTCGGCGGCCAGCAGCACGGCATGGTCGCGCTCGACGACGCAGACGAGCCGGTCCACGACGCGATCCTGTGGAACGACACCCGCTCGAGCGCCGAGGCGCGCGACCTCATCGACGAGCTCGGCGGGCCCGACGCCTGCGCCGAGACGATCGGCAGCGTGCTCGTCGCCTCGTTCACGTCGACCAAGCTGCGCTGGCTCCGCGACCACCAGCCCGACGCCGCAGCGCGTACGCGACGGGTGCTCCTCCCCCACGACTACGTCTCGCGGCACATCACCGGGGGCGAGCCCTTCACGGACCGCGGCGACGCGTCCGGCACCGGCTACTTCTCCACCGGCAAGGACGACTGGCTGCCCGAGCTCGCCGAGTCCGCGATCGGCCACGCCGTCGAGCTCCCCCGCATCGTCGCCTCGTCCGAGGTCGCCGCGAAGACCGCGAGCGGGCTCGTCGTCGGCGCCGGCACGGGCGACAACATGGCCGCCGCGCTCGCCCTCGACCTCGCACCCGGCGACGTCGTGGTGTCGATCGGTACGTCCGGCGTCGCCTCCGCGATCAGCGAGTCCCGCATCGCCGACGGCACCGGTTCGGTCACCGGCTTCGCCGACGCGACAGGCCGGTTCCTGCCGATGGCCACGACGATGAACGCCGCCCGCATCCTCGACCTGCAGGCCCGCCTGCTCGGTGTCGACCACGACGAGCTCGGCCGCCTGGCGCTCGCCGCTCCCCCGGGCGCCAACGGGCTGACGATCGTGCCCTACTACGACGGCGAACGTACGCCCAACCTGCCCGACGCCAGCGGCACCTGGAACGGGCTCACCTCGTCGACCAGCCGCGAGGACCTCGCCCGTGCCGCCTTCGAGGCCCTCCTCTGCTCGCTAGCCGACGGCGTCGACCACCTCGTCGCCAGGACCGGCATCACGGTCGGCCGCATCCTGATGGTCGGCGGCGCCGCAGCCAACCCCGCCGTGCACGCCATCGCACCGGCGATCTTCGGCCGTCCCGTCACCGTGCCGGCGCCCGGCGAGTACGTCGCCCTCGGCGCTGCTCGCCAGGCTGCCTGGGCGCTCAGCGGCAGCGCCGAACCCCCGACCTGGAGCTCGGCCACCGCCGAGACCCACGACGCAGAACCCACCCCTCTCGTGCGTGAGGCCTACGCACAGCTGCGCGACCGCACCATCCCGTGGTCCACATCCACCACCCCGTCACAGAAATAG